GCACGCACAGCATGTTGTCGGGCACGACCGCCGCAGGTGCGGTCACGTCGGTCCAGTTCCCGTTGCCGGTCGCGTCGGTCGCGGAACGCAGTGCCGGTGGCAGGCGCGTCAGGATGCGATCGACGTTGTCCGCGTTCTGCTGCAGCGTGTCCGTGACGGCCACGAGGTTGCTCGTGAGCTGTGAAAACTCCTGTTCGTGGTCGGTGAACGACGTCGCCGTCGTCGCCAGCAGCGTCCGCAGGTTCTCGACCAGTCGGGTGAGCACCCGCTTGCGGACCGCGAGGGTGTGGACGATCGTCTGCGCGTTCGACAGTGTCGCGGTCAGCGATTCCTGCTGCCGGACAGCCAGATCGGACAGTGAACGCGACAGCGTCAGCAGCTGGTCGATCTGTTCGCCGTTCCGTGCGACGGCGGCCGACGCACCGCTGATGCCGGCGAGGGCCTTCGCGAGCTGCTCGGGGTCGTCGGGCATCATCTCCGACAGCGTCGTCATCATCGCTTCCAGCGATGTTGCGTCGATCTGTTGCGCGGCGTCTGTCGCGTCCCGGCTCACGTCGTCGAGGCTGTAGGGAACGGTGGTGCGCGACAGCGGGATGACGTCGGGCGGTGATCCGTCCGACGGGTCCTCCTCGACCACCCCGGCGGGCACCACCTCGAGGTATCGCTTGCCCAGCACGGTCTTCAGTCGCACGGTCGCGGTGGTCCGGTTGCCGAGTGGTTGACCGTCGTCCAACCGGAATGCCACGCGCACATGGTCACCCGCGAGCTCGATGCCCTCGACCCGCCCGGCCGGGACACCGGCGACGTATACGGGATCGCCGCCGGACAGCCCGCTCGCGTTGGCGAGTTCGGCGGTGTACGGGTCGGTCCGCGCCAGGTACCACACCTTAGGGATGCCGATCGCCGCGGCGAGGCCGAGCACGAGGGCCACGATCCCCAGCGTCCCCAGCGCCAGCGGTGTGGCCGATCCGGGCCGACGCTCACCGCGAAACACGAACAGCCACATGCCGACCATGCTGTCGACGAACTTGACGAGGAGCATCAGCGGCACACCTCCGAGTGGGTGGTCCCGAAGATGTTCGCCTCGACGTCACCGACCTTCAGCACGAAGTTGCACAGGTACAGATTCACGAAACCGCCGTAGCTGCTGATGCGGTTGATCCCGTCCGCGAACTGCGGCATCCCGGCGACGAACCGGTCGAACGCGCCGGTGTCCGCGATCCACTGGTCGGTCACCGCCTTCAGGTCGGTCACCGAGTTGCCGAAGGCGCCCTGGGACCGTGTGAACGAGGCTGCGAGCGACGCGATGGCACGGTCACCGCTGTCCACC
This genomic stretch from Prescottella soli harbors:
- a CDS encoding MlaD family protein, yielding MLLVKFVDSMVGMWLFVFRGERRPGSATPLALGTLGIVALVLGLAAAIGIPKVWYLARTDPYTAELANASGLSGGDPVYVAGVPAGRVEGIELAGDHVRVAFRLDDGQPLGNRTTATVRLKTVLGKRYLEVVPAGVVEEDPSDGSPPDVIPLSRTTVPYSLDDVSRDATDAAQQIDATSLEAMMTTLSEMMPDDPEQLAKALAGISGASAAVARNGEQIDQLLTLSRSLSDLAVRQQESLTATLSNAQTIVHTLAVRKRVLTRLVENLRTLLATTATSFTDHEQEFSQLTSNLVAVTDTLQQNADNVDRILTRLPPALRSATDATGNGNWTDVTAPAAVVPDNMLCVLGVMQGCR